A single region of the Silene latifolia isolate original U9 population chromosome 8, ASM4854445v1, whole genome shotgun sequence genome encodes:
- the LOC141596881 gene encoding uncharacterized protein LOC141596881, translated as MQFSEEWKSFFPISLVNSPPLLLSDTSLGPLFFNPVPETVNTVLSSPSQLCPMLLPPPHVSLSRFIETSTMYDSGPVLRTTSNAIASSFGPQHCSNGSRRLSQNRLEPLRCPNDWVIVFYPTGSNSDSVGFVVLTVKGSNVGVVDFGSNDGVFTSSIQFHHQIVRLAACRLDDFDVGELDSMGCIGFLVACSMYGAHWFIVRISGRSPNFKKPVLEYIGGKLFKSCAVVHVCWNPHVPNECVILLESGELFLFDMESSCFKGKRMCIEWNELRESAGDGWFSCEFSWHPRILIVANLKAVFLIDFRFENGQPCCLLKTEMLGMYNVSEEERLVALSKAGNEGFYFTVASTQWLLLCDVRKPLMPVLRWAHNLHKPCYIRVLPLSELRAHPLKETYEGASEMGYAVILGSFWYNEFSLFCYGRPTSAATQSFSSKMSKFSDSFYAWEHPSELRLSGHCCGCGSCLLKEEFVKDDLPEWIKWQHKKELVLGFLMLDKDLSSSLLGSVEHGGFTLVRLMSSGKIETEQYHASWKMARTAYHEIPPLSKDSLLCHMGDEKYKFTKRFKYVKLEYLFGHLNDNLTRVLFSKFKNSAVVECENKCSNDFSEFMSEKLKSFGCAPPILHLSTSDIFSDVNMPSSLYEIVSRLMWISLPMSSLEMAFSPYRNGALEFPSIPDQSQAPPFFLKSPSHNLSKRRRKISRGSQFVGPVVPLHVLLVLYEISRNGHSFITQLNDYSPETLITRKCKPVMCLARELGISKDQDKEHTVSLGDDKDDAWVDSSNPSSLYLYEPSAFSTVDSPSLDGEDSQNSLQERKTFISKVTKLNSLEDSEAPKLFDGLCPVELKFHCDDQAFVGEELKSYQFLKKQFLDWQHGFLPCQELF; from the coding sequence ATGCAATTTTCAGAAGAATGGAAATCTTTCTTTCCAATTTCATTAGTAAATTCCCCACCTCTCCTTCTTTCAGATACTTCATTGGGTCCACTGTTTTTCAACCCCGTCCCGGAAACTGTAAACACTGTACTCTCTTCCCCCTCTCAATTATGTCCTATGCTCCTCCCCCCGCCTCACGTTTCGCTGTCTCGATTCATCGAGACTAGCACCATGTATGACTCGGGTCCTGTCCTGCGCACCACTTCCAATGCTATTGCTTCCTCATTTGGGCCTCAGCATTGCAGTAACGGATCACGTAGGCTCAGTCAAAACCGTCTTGAGCCTCTTCGCTGTCCCAATGATTGGGTTATTGTTTTTTATCCGACAGGGTCTAATTCGGATAGTGTTGGTTTTGTAGTTTTGACAGTGAAGGGTTCGAATGTGGGTGTTGTTGATTTTGGTTCCAATGATGGAGTTTTTACTTCTTCGATTCAATTTCACCATCAGATTGTTAGATTGGCAGCTTGTCGTTTGGATGATTTTGATGTTGGTGAATTAGATAGTATGGGTTGTATTGGGTTTTTGGTTGCATGTAGTATGTATGGTGCTCATTGGTTTATTGTTCGAATTAGTGGACGCAGTCCCAATTTTAAAAAGCCGGTGTTGGAGTATATTGGTGGTAAGTTGTTTAAGAGTTGTGCAGTGGTTCATGTTTGTTGGAACCCACATGTGCCGAATGAGTGTGTGATTTTGTTAGAAAGCggtgaattgtttttgtttgatATGGAGTCTTCTTGTTTTAAGGGGAAAAGGATGTGTATTGAATGGAACGAACTCCGTGAGTCTGCAGGGGATGGGTGGTTTAGCTGTGAATTTAGTTGGCACCCTCGAATTTTGATTGTTGCAAATTTAAAGGCTGTTTTCCtgatagattttagatttgagaACGGTCAGCCTTGCTGCTTGTTGAAAACCGAGATGCTGGGGATGTATAATGTAAGTGAGGAGGAGCGACTAGTTGCGTTATCAAAAGCTGGAAATGAGGGTTTTTATTTCACTGTTGCTTCAACGCAGTGGCTACTTTTATGCGATGTTCGTAAGCCCCTAATGCCTGTTTTGAGGTGGGCTCATAATCTTCACAAGCCGTGTTACATCAGGGTTTTACCGCTCTCTGAACTTAGAGCACATCCACTTAAAGAGACATATGAAGGGGCATCCGAAATGGGTTATGCTGTAATCTTAGGATCCTTTTGGTATAATGAGTTTAGTCTTTTCTGTTATGGGCGTCCTACTTCAGCCGCTACACAGTCTTTTTCATCTAAAATGTCAAAGTTCTCTGATTCTTTCTATGCATGGGAGCATCCTTCGGAACTTCGGTTATCTGGTCATTGTTGTGGCTGTGGTAGTTGTCTTCTAAAGGAAGAGTTTGTGAAGGACGATCTTCCTGAGTGGATTAAATGGCAACATAAAAAAGAATTGGTTCTTGGTTTTCTCATGTTGGACAAGGATCTATCCTCGTCATTGCTGGGCTCTGTAGAACACGGGGGCTTTACACTTGTCCGGTTAATGTCCTCTGGGAAGATTGAAACTGAGCAATATCATGCCTCCTGGAAAATGGCAAGGACAGCTTATCATGAAAttccgccactttccaaagattcTTTGCTGTGCCACATGGGTGATGAGAAATATAAATTTACTAAGAGGTTTAAGTATGTCAAACTTGAGTATCTTTTTGGCCATTTGAATGATAATCTTACCAGAGTATTGTTTTCGAAATTCAAGAACAGTGCTGTGGTTGAATGTGAAAACAAATGCTCTAATGATTTTAGTGAATTTATGAGTGAGAAATTGAAGTCGTTTGGATGTGCTCCTCCAATCTTGCACCTTTCAACATCTGATATTTTTAGCGATGTTAATATGCCAAGTAGCTTGTATGAGATTGTTAGTAGGTTAATGTGGATCAGCTTACCTATGAGTAGTTTAGAAATGGCTTTCTCCCCGTATAGAAATGGGGCTTTGGAATTCCCAAGCATTCCGGATCAAAGCCAGGCGCCTCCATTCTTCTTAAAATCGCCATCTCATAATCTTAGTAAAAGACGAAGGAAGATTTCACGTGGAAGCCAATTTGTTGGTCCAGTTGTTCCTCTTCATGTTTTACTTGTTCTATACGAGATTTCAAGAAATGGTCATTCCTTTATCACTCAACTGAATGACTACTCACCAGAAACATTGATTACTCGTAAATGTAAACCAGTTATGTGTTTAGCCAGGGAACTGGGTATAAGCAAGGATCAGGATAAAGAACATACAGTCTCACTTGGGGACGACAAGGACGATGCCTGGGTTGACTCCTCGAATCCAAGCTCATTATATTTGTATGAGCCTTCAGCATTTTCTACTgttgattccccttctttggacGGAGAGGACTCCCAAAATTCCCTTCAAGAACGTAAAACATTTATTTCAAAAGTCACCAAGTTGAACTCTCTGGAAGATTCAGAAGCTCCGAAACTATTTGATGGCCTGTGTCCAGTGGAATTAAAATTTCATTGTGATGATCAGGCTTTTGTTGGTGAGGAACTGAAATCATACCAATTTTTAAAGAAACAGTTCTTGGACTGGCAACATGGCTTTCTCCCATGCCAAGAGCTTTTCTGA